The Anabrus simplex isolate iqAnaSimp1 chromosome 6, ASM4041472v1, whole genome shotgun sequence genome includes the window TTAAATGCTTTGCCCAAAACCAAACAGAAAAAGACTATGGTGAGTAGTATTGTCGGCCATCATTGAAGTGTGAGAAGTGTTTGGTACACTAGAAATCGAATGTTTTGTGCAGCCACAATGAGAGCCTACTTTCACAAGCCTAACTTCAAAAATCACTTCAAATATACATCAGGGGTTCTTTCCTTTCTATGCATATCTGTATGTGTGTGAGAAGTCCATAAGTCTTAATGAATATTCATTTCATTAATGTACAGAATATCTTGCAATAAATACAGACAACAGCACACACATTGCCTTATGTACGTGTGACCAACATATCCCTTATATGCCTATTGTACTTTTAGGACACCTCTTTCTCtctaaatttataattttttttcttccAATTTGAGGTTTACCTGTATTAACTCGTGCATTACATTAATTATATAATGTAAAATCATGAACCCACTCACAAATTTTTTTTAGACATATCTGGGTTTAGCGTGTCTACAATCCCATATGAAACCTTACCTTATTATTCAATGACGCAAGATACCATTCAATATCTCACTAATGATTGGATCAGCAGGTTTTCAATGAGcttgtgtaaacctgtacggtttgatgcgtaacagctttgtagctatGTGTAGAAGCaaccaaaacccctacttgtgcttATTTTGCAAGCGATTTATTCGGcaaccgttcaagattcgcaccaatgtcatctaggttttcttctgttaaaactgttcatgtgcatACTGGTTTTTTTATGTTTTTAATCAAACCAAGTCaatatatttacaattacgtgaatctgtgctcatgaaggtagcacttcaccaggaaatttctGGTCAAATGCATTCATTGCGTACCTGTCCAGCAGACTTGctaaaaataacttttacatacgaaaatatagTGTTGCAACGATAACCATCACCATTTTTAAAAAACAAGATTCAGACGAACTGTTGACACTAGGtagaacacgtgcacgctccttgcaaggtcaaaaaCTATGCCCCCCCTccacagctgcttaggtctcgcaGTAGCAACTCCGCTGGACCGTGTGGGTTTGTAAGAGAGACCTTGTATTAAAGTATTCTCATACGTATTGCCATGAAGTCCATTTCAATGGGGTACCCCACTACCTCAAATCAAGGGGAAAAGAAAGTGTGATGCATACAATGTGGTAAAGCAGTTTTAAAAATTTAGACTGCCAAGTTCTTTGCCTTTAGGCATTTCACTGGTATTGAAGTAGACTGGACTAGAAAGAAGAAAACCCAGTGGACCTGACGTCCCAAAACACGGACTTAATTATTCGTAATTACACGTGTTTACCGTTTCCAGTGTGACAATGTTTGCTGAAAACTATTTTGTTTATATCCAACATCTCCTTAGTAACACTGCCAAAGATGTCAACGCTGACAATTTCATGTCCTGACAAATCGTATACCAACAATAACATCGCACCATTTTTGCACACACTCCCGGATCCTATTCCCTGATAGCAAAATATGCTTTTACCTTTTTGCTGTGGATACAAATAGAGTGAAGCTTGCACAACAGTGATtttatatatctttttttttttttttttttttttttttgctaggggctttacgtcgcaccgacacagataggtcttatggcgacgatgggataggaaaggcctaggagttggaaggaagcggccgtggccttaattaaggtacagccccagcatttgcctggtgtgaaaatgggaaaccacggaaaaccattttcagggctgccgatagagggattcgaacctactatctcccggatgcatataTATCTCTAAGGACTTGAGAATACAAATAAATGCAGTGCACTTGGAAATGCCTGTGTACCTATGAGGTATATGGTAGCATGTTGAGTCTTTATAATTACAGTGGCATTAGTAGGGACTTGCCAAGGCATGGGATAAATCTGATTCATTACAAGTCCAATCTAGTGCCGACGATGGAATGTCGGAGAAAAAAAAAATTGGCAGAGTATTATTCTTTCAGTGCACAATTAAGGCATCCAAAAGGAAAAGTTTATCAATTCAGGGAAAGGTTGAAGTAGTTTAGTGCGCAGAGAAATAAGCTCTGTACGAGCGCACTTGCAGATAAATTTGGTGTGGGACAGAAATTAAACTCTCCAAGAAAGGGCCAGCTTACTGAGACAGGCACAAGAACAGCAATACAATAGTTACCAAACAGAAAAAGTTTTACTTTTCCCAGATAAAGTAACCTCTCATACTGAAATAAACTTGCGTGCCCAATTAGTGTCACATACCCCTTCCCCTGCTAGTCAGTTGAGTATGGCTCTCTGTCCTCTAATGGATTACCAGGCATCTCCATTTAGTCCAACTGATCTTTCCACCAGTCTCCTTTGATGCCATTGGCATTTTGCCATCCATCATTCTGAGCATCTTTTCCAAGAGTACTGATCACATGGCCCAAGTAGGATAGTTTCTTCTCCCACTATATTCCCTTCTTAGATTTTTGACATACATGCTAATGTCAGTAAGACAGGAATATATCAAACAAATTGAGAGCAGCCTTGCCATGTAAACCTgggcaaatatataaaaaaatacggGGAAAAAAAATTTAGATTAAGCATTCACCGATAGGatattaatattaatgaaatatatAGAACATGCCCAGTAAATTTTAGAGCAAGTGAAAAGGGCACTAAACTTTCTATAGGGAAACTTAAACACACTTTGTATTCTATCTATCCTGGCTGCTTCTATGAACACTTTGCATAATCTTCGCACAACTGTCAGCAACTGCAGATGCTTTCAAGTCTACATTTATTGGAGGGTGGGGGGGAGAGAAAAAAGAAACTGAATTTGTAAACCAAATCTGTACGAGGTAACATTCACAGCTAAACCTGAAATCTCTGGACAACCATGTGTTTCTCTTACATTTCCCCATGAATGAAATCAATTGTCAATCTTTGAAACCTGTAATACATATGGAAAAACAGGCATCGTAGACAAAAATTTGGACTTAATAACTTAGGAGAAGTAAGacaaaagaaaagcacaaaatgTTTAAATTCCCTAATAAGTTTATTTACACAGGTTTGTACATTATAAAATTGCACGAACTTTTAAGTAGAATAAGTGCATTTATAGTCTGCTTCTTTGAAGTTGGACTGTTCAGAACAATACAAGCCACACACACAACActgggataaaaaaaaaaaaaaaacatttcctgtTAATTAAATAACTTATCACAGCTTAGAAGATAttaatttaaacaaataacaagTTCTATCTTTGGCAAGAATTAATACTCTTCACCATCAACATATCGAGCTTCACGATTTTAAGAACTAAAATACATAATTCCACAAACCACCATGTCATACCACAATCATACAATACATccttttgttcactaataaatatgCAGATAATACTTTCAAGAACAAAAATAACTCATTTCTTTGCAGTACATGACCAGTTTCATTCACGCACACAGACATACCCATCCTTCCTCTACACTGAAGCGTAGGTTCCTgcagttcacttttttttttttgagaagtgCCTAAAACTTAACGCACTTTGTGCAAACTATTTCAAAACCAATTACGATGAGGGCTGGGGAGCAGATTTCTTACTTTTACCTGTAGCTTTTTTACTCCCCTTTTTTGCTTTGCTAGGAGGCTGATCTCCACTGCCAAGTTCAGAGTTTGCACTAGGTACAGAGGTCAACTTTTCCTCATTCTGCACTTCAGGTTGCGTAACACCACTGTCCACTTCCATGTTTTGTTGAGAGGAAGTACTATCCCCAACCACTTCCACACTTTCACCTGTAGATTCTACTGGTTTGCTTTCTTCAACAGACTGCTCATTAGAAGTTTCTTCTTGCAAAGAGACAGCTTCAGTCATTTCCACACATGAAGGTTGTACCTGTTCCTGTTCTTCAGCAACTTTGACTGGTGCTTGCATCTGTTCCATTTCTGTTTCACCACTTTTCTCATGTGAAGTCTCTTCAGCTGGCTTTTCTTCTGAAACCTCTTCCTCCATGTTCATATGCTCAGTTGACTGCGAAGTTTCTTCCGACGTTCCCTCCACATTCATAACCTCATTCTCAGGAGCAACAGGTTGTTCAGGCACTTCTGTGGTTGAAAGTTCAGGACCTTCTTCTACCCCTGCAGGTGTAGCACACTCAGGCTGACTACTTTCAGTCTGTCCTTGCTGTTCAAGCTGTGCATCTGTTACTTCCATTGTCTCCTCAGGGATAGGAACTTTAGATTCCAGGATGCCAATACACCTCTGAATGTCCCGTATCACAGATTTCCGAGCTTGACGAACATTTTCCTTGCCTTCAGTTTCAATGTTGTCCAACTTTAACAAGTTCCGGGTCAGCATCTCGTCCAGGTAGATATAATCCTTATCTTTTCGAGAGTTTCCACTATATGCATTAACTTTTCCCTCCAGCTCTCCCACATCCTTCTCAACAGCTTGCACTAGCGACAGGGGGTTGTTCGGTCCAGGTGCTTTAGGCGGAGCTTTGGCAGGCTGAGGCGGAGCCTTAGGAGGCTGTGGTGGAGCCTTAGGTTGTTGCTGTTCAGTAGGTTGTTCACGATTCTGTTGCTGTTTCTTCCCTTGAGGCACAGAGGAGGgatgctgaggttgaaattggtgCTGAGAAGTAAAGTGAGAAGGCCTATTAAAACCAAATGATTGTGGAGGAACTGTTTGGGTAGGTATAACTCTCTCTGTGAAAGGAGATTGTGGTCGTCCCATTCTTTCTGAAGGGAAGGTTGTTTGTGTTGGAATGACCCTCTCTACAAAAGGTGACTGGGGAGGTGGAACTCTCTCAGATGGGAAGGAAGCTTGGGTAGGTATTGTTCTCTCCGAGAAGATCTTCTCCGGGGCTGAATCAACATTTCTGGAAATGACAGGTTCATCCCTGCCTTCTACAAAGATAGGAATGTGCCTCACATTACTTGCTCCTTGTTGAACTGGTTTATTTGTCATTTTTGGAGGagactgctgctgctgttgctgtttGGGTGCCACTGGAGGTTTGCCTTCTCCAGTGCTGTTTCCACCAGGATTCAGGGGATTGATATCTATCCGAGATACAAACCGCTGAGGCTGATCAGAAGTTCTATTGTCAGGAGGAGCGGACATTGACCGCTGGCCACGGCTGCCCTTTTCCTGTTCTGCCTCATGCTGTTGCTGTCCCAGATCAACTGTGTTTCTTAGACCATGCTGTGGAAGGTTATTTTGCCTGGCTCTACCACGTAATGGACCCGGCTCTTCTACCTGCTCTTGTTCGCTGGGATGTCTGAAGGATGAACAGTCATCACCACTTGAGCTCTGTCTTGCTCTATTCCAAGTACCTTGAGACGGGCCAACCTCACCTCCCCAAGGTGGACAACGTAACTGATCAGCAAACTCTGGATGTCGCTGGGCCAAATCTTCCAAGTGAGATCTGATGTCTTGTCTGCCACGAGACATGTTGTCGTCAAATGGAAAGCCACTCTGTAAGAGAAAAGAAGAATACATTACCGTAATGGCTTGTGAAAGACGTAACTAAATAACTTCAGCAGTTTAAAATTATTCAAAAGTATAACAAGCAGTTTTGATTTTCCATTTCACTAAGTAATTTTACATATTTTTGGAAACGCCAAATTAAATTAAGTCTTTCCCCAGAGGAAATTTTTTTTCCGAGTCtaagcaccttcaaaataccactagactgagccactcagcccagcatcaAGACTTTACAATTTCACAAAATGCCCATTGGCTCAAGGAATGACACTACATCGCAAAGTGCAATAGATTTAATTTTAGCATTTGCAGCTAACAATTAGCTAAAGGACATTCTTactttgggaaaaaaaaaaaaaaaagaaccacacaTTTTTTAACAAGAATACTAAATTTAACCACCCAACCTCATGAAGCATTCACCATCACTATACTAGAACGAGTAGAAAGAAATAATCACTCTGTCCCTTATATGTGGTGGTTAGGTAATTAGCCAACAAATAGTGTTGCAAGACTGCCAAACTACATGTCAGAAATTCAAGCTAGTGCACAAAATTTAGGCAAAAAATAGGTTCAATTGTACTTCTATGGGCAATAGTCTATAGACACAGATAGAAATGTGGAAGTACAATGCAATGTTCTTTGTGTGCGACATCAAGCAGCGAGTGTTGCAAGTTGCAGATTGGGATACAATAAAATACTCGATAGGCAATTTCAGTCCACCAAAAGAAAAAGCACAACTTGAGTCTTTCCTTCCTGATGGTAAAAGATATCCTGAGAGAGTATTAAGCTAAGAAATCTGCATACAACTTTCAATAACAACAGACACCTAATGATTTGATTTTTATTCAGCTCTTTGCATAAATTCAGAAAACAAGTTTTTTTAACAAATATTGCTGAAAATAAAAAACAAAGGTAGTGGACCTACCTGAAGTTAGTTTTACACGAGGCAATGCATGCCAGACAAAAAGGGAAGGGAGAACTTGTCATGGACTGTATCTTGTCATGGactgtatctttttttttgctaggggctttacatagcactaacacagacaggtcttatggcgacgatgggataggaatggcctaggagttggaaggaagcggccgtggccttaaggtacagccccagcatttgcctggtgtgaaaatgggaaaccacggaaaaccatcttcagggctgccgacagtgggatttgaaccccctatctcccggatgcaagctcacagccaactcgccctgtgttGACTGGATCAAGACGTACAACTAGTTCACTGAAGGGCAGCGAGTGCACTTCGACAGGGACAGCCAGTAGCAGATGCATATCTGCACTAGTGTAGAAAATGAAGCAACCTGATGTTCATTTTTCTACCTTgcaccagatttttctaaacgctaAAAATTCCACTGTTTTAACAGTGCCAAGCCCAAATTTTGGTTACCTTTGACATCAGCAGACACGACTGTGCTATTCTTAGAAACAGTACCATTGTTAGCAACGCAAATGGATTTTGAAGCAGAATTTCTGTTCAAGCTGACCCTGCGGCGTAGGAGTAGCATGCCCCTCTTGCCTAGAGGCCTCAGGTTCAATttctggccaagtcagggatttttacctggatctgaaggatGGTTCAATGTCCATTCAGACTatgcaattgaggagccatctggcgAATACGGCAGCCCCGATCTGGAAAGCCAGTAACGAGCGTGAAGATTTGTTGTGCCGACTACAAAATAccgcataatctgcaggccttcaggctgagaagtggttgcttggtaggccatggcctttcggggctgttaaGGCTTTTGGCAAGTCGGGGGAAGTTCATAAATTTGGTAATTAACCATTTTAAAGTACAGAACTGAATTTGCTTAAATACAAGAACAGTTGACAGTGGGACTATCAGTCACTGTAGCCTATATTAGTTCTGTGCAGTGGCAACATGCTCACACTGAATGTAGGATCTCTCTGCGAttgtcttaatcagctttctggagaaaacatgccgttaagccctgaacaagctgcaAAAGCTGTTGCTTTGGTAGAAGACAGTCGTGCAACATACGTTACGTTGCAGAAGTGTTTAGGACTATACCTTCCAGGATTTCCAGAACCGTACAAAGGTACAGGGAAACTtgaggctttgcaaggagaccaggatcaggcctgagaagagcaacatcggagagATTACCACTTCTTAAAACTTCCAAGTTCTCCGCAACCATCACACTACCGCTGTTGAAGCACGAAATAGACTCCAAGTTCGAGGGGCCAATGTTAGCGAGAGAAAGATTGGAAGAAGCCAATCTTAAGTCCAAAAGACATGCTACAGGTCCAGAACTCACCAGAGCATCGCACAGCTCAACTACATTTCACAAGGGAAAATCTCGACTGGAGAGTATAACAATGGATCAAGTGGCGTTCACCGATGAGTCGCGATTTGGCCTCTGATAACCCGATTGAAGAGAGTCTGGAGAAAGCCATGGCAAAGGTATTCCCCTTGAACATTCTCATTCAGGACGCTTTTTCAAGGTGGTTCTGTAATGGTGTGGGTAggtgcaagaggtggcaatacacacTTTTGAAGATGCGATAAGGTCCGAGATAGAGGTCTGTGAAGTGTGCAACATCAAAACAgaagtgcattacttttatgagcttaatatttccttgaaatgtgtATCTCCAGCTTCATTTATTCAATTTGTTTATATCTGTCTGCTTTTCATTGTTAGACACGTATCATAATATTCTATTATAAGATAGTAGATTAGTGTAAAAAGGGtcaaattttaaatcaattttaattttgaaagaaattgaagtgttgcattTTTTGTGCCGCTTAGTGTATTTTGCAGAACAGTAACCATTTTAAGGATCAGGGCAACTTCAATCTGTAGCAGTGAGGAAAACTAATGACAGTATTTGGATTGAGAAGACACCCTGTAAAGCTCATCTCTCTAAATTAACCATATCACTGAATTATTGGATAGTCTTTGcaattttaaattaatgtcagctAAAAATTCTAAGTGCCTGGAAGAATATATCGGTAACAGAGCACTTTAACTCTTATAAAGTGAAGGTATGAAGCATCCAAGAAGAAAGATCTCATCTATGGCTAGTTTCCATTCCAAACACATGGTATTATCTGATGAGTAATTAGTCATTTGCTGCTGTCAAGACCAGCCTACCCAACATTACCAAAATCAACGGCAAGGTTGCAACTAAATAAAATAAGCgcgttattccaccttttcaatacaaattaaacagTGTTAATTTAATAAACACtgactagtttcaacctatttaaaggtcatcttcagccatatgtGTAGAATAAAGTATCTGAAACACAGCTGTTTTAAGGAGGGTCTTAAAAACATAAGTTTGACAtaaaaaaaatgtttataaaatttcctgaaaacacatttgttgtaagaaattagttcacttagctgtaggaatatacgagAAGTCTTAAAATATTCATTGTATTCAAGAACTTGGATACAATTCcaaattcacagtcttgatgagatgtggaaatgggcatatatatatatacctagtGTTTTGGTAGAGAAGTAGCCTTACGATATTCTTACCACTGCAAAGCGTAAATGcactttaaaatcattcataatcttgatgagatgtagaattgagcatatatgcaaagAAACTGTCTTAGTAAAtgtgagttgaacaaatatattattgcaatggaaaggaagttctatatagttgtgtataaaggaaacaatttaaaaaaatgtttaaggtATCCATGGAGATTAATGGCTTTAAAAAATTAACTAATCTACTTCCAGTTCTTGCATTAAATAGTTTCCAAGACACAATGGGCGTTACAAAATCAAGTCCAAGACTCATCTTGTGTCTCGAATACGAAGATGAATCTCGTATTAGGTAAGGAAGTTTTACACCTCTAATCCCAACAGATTGTGAAAATGTTGGACGTATATTCTTATGGATCTGGAGCTCCTACCTTCCCATGTATAGCTGCGAATAGCTTTAGGCTAGTACAGGAAGCAGCCAAACTCCCCCATGGTGAGCACTATCTAAAAGGCTCGGCATTGATCTCTATGCCGAAACATAGGCTGAGTACCTCTACCAAAAATCCCGATTTCACACCACCTGATGCTAACGTGCGGGGAATGTcgaaggagcaaattttcaattgtccagatccactcaaaactgtgcctgcattacgcCAGAAGACAGTCTTGTTCTTCAGGAttctgcagcaacctatgttccagaatatgttggaaaatctgcgctATCGTTACGAATACCGCCTACAGcacaatggagcacattttgaacatttacactatcatctcaaTAAGTagggtaatgacaataagactaacaatTTCCAGTACTGTGTATTTTGGCGCATACTGGACTTTCACGTGGGCAATACAAAAAGGTACAAGTCATGTCAAGGTAAGATTCAATTTATACCATCAATACCTGCGATACAGGGTAAAACACATACCATACAGTATCGGCAGGCAACTTCTGATTGCCAGTATCTCTTTATTACAAATTGAAAAGCTGTGTATCCAGCAAGTTTAATTCAGAGTTTGCAACACTAGTTGCTCATAAAACATTTGAATTTTGTTTCAAAACTGTAACTAAAGCTTTCAGTTCTAACCGTTACCCCTCATCTGTTAGacgaggcccgacattacgatattcccatTCCAGTCGTATGTCGGGTGAAACTATATGACATTGTATCGTCCACTGCTCGTCTGCCTTCTTTTAGCCAATGAAATACACAAGGCTATACTGT containing:
- the LOC136876446 gene encoding BAG domain-containing protein Samui isoform X3 translates to MSRGRQDIRSHLEDLAQRHPEFADQLRCPPWGGEVGPSQGTWNRARQSSSGDDCSSFRHPSEQEQVEEPGPLRGRARQNNLPQHGLRNTVDLGQQQHEAEQEKGSRGQRSMSAPPDNRTSDQPQRFVSRIDINPLNPGGNSTGEGKPPVAPKQQQQQQSPPKMTNKPVQQGASNVRHIPIFVEGRDEPVISRNVDSAPEKIFSERTIPTQASFPSERVPPPQSPFVERVIPTQTTFPSERMGRPQSPFTERVIPTQTVPPQSFGFNRPSHFTSQHQFQPQHPSSVPQGKKQQQNREQPTEQQQPKAPPQPPKAPPQPAKAPPKAPGPNNPLSLVQAVEKDVGELEGKVNAYSGNSRKDKDYIYLDEMLTRNLLKLDNIETEGKENVRQARKSVIRDIQRCIGILESKVPIPEETMEVTDAQLEQQGQTESSQPECATPAGVEEGPELSTTEVPEQPVAPENEVMNVEGTSEETSQSTEHMNMEEEVSEEKPAEETSHEKSGETEMEQMQAPVKVAEEQEQVQPSCVEMTEAVSLQEETSNEQSVEESKPVESTGESVEVVGDSTSSQQNMEVDSGVTQPEVQNEEKLTSVPSANSELGSGDQPPSKAKKGSKKATGKSKKSAPQPSS
- the LOC136876446 gene encoding BAG domain-containing protein Samui isoform X1 — its product is MSFPFRDRSRLSDKYRGKTADELLDELKSEIDKDRKMFFDTPFSRSGFPFDDNMSRGRQDIRSHLEDLAQRHPEFADQLRCPPWGGEVGPSQGTWNRARQSSSGDDCSSFRHPSEQEQVEEPGPLRGRARQNNLPQHGLRNTVDLGQQQHEAEQEKGSRGQRSMSAPPDNRTSDQPQRFVSRIDINPLNPGGNSTGEGKPPVAPKQQQQQQSPPKMTNKPVQQGASNVRHIPIFVEGRDEPVISRNVDSAPEKIFSERTIPTQASFPSERVPPPQSPFVERVIPTQTTFPSERMGRPQSPFTERVIPTQTVPPQSFGFNRPSHFTSQHQFQPQHPSSVPQGKKQQQNREQPTEQQQPKAPPQPPKAPPQPAKAPPKAPGPNNPLSLVQAVEKDVGELEGKVNAYSGNSRKDKDYIYLDEMLTRNLLKLDNIETEGKENVRQARKSVIRDIQRCIGILESKVPIPEETMEVTDAQLEQQGQTESSQPECATPAGVEEGPELSTTEVPEQPVAPENEVMNVEGTSEETSQSTEHMNMEEEVSEEKPAEETSHEKSGETEMEQMQAPVKVAEEQEQVQPSCVEMTEAVSLQEETSNEQSVEESKPVESTGESVEVVGDSTSSQQNMEVDSGVTQPEVQNEEKLTSVPSANSELGSGDQPPSKAKKGSKKATGKSKKSAPQPSS
- the LOC136876446 gene encoding BAG domain-containing protein Samui isoform X2; this translates as MEQSPTVLDRSPEPTYEFYTSGFPFDDNMSRGRQDIRSHLEDLAQRHPEFADQLRCPPWGGEVGPSQGTWNRARQSSSGDDCSSFRHPSEQEQVEEPGPLRGRARQNNLPQHGLRNTVDLGQQQHEAEQEKGSRGQRSMSAPPDNRTSDQPQRFVSRIDINPLNPGGNSTGEGKPPVAPKQQQQQQSPPKMTNKPVQQGASNVRHIPIFVEGRDEPVISRNVDSAPEKIFSERTIPTQASFPSERVPPPQSPFVERVIPTQTTFPSERMGRPQSPFTERVIPTQTVPPQSFGFNRPSHFTSQHQFQPQHPSSVPQGKKQQQNREQPTEQQQPKAPPQPPKAPPQPAKAPPKAPGPNNPLSLVQAVEKDVGELEGKVNAYSGNSRKDKDYIYLDEMLTRNLLKLDNIETEGKENVRQARKSVIRDIQRCIGILESKVPIPEETMEVTDAQLEQQGQTESSQPECATPAGVEEGPELSTTEVPEQPVAPENEVMNVEGTSEETSQSTEHMNMEEEVSEEKPAEETSHEKSGETEMEQMQAPVKVAEEQEQVQPSCVEMTEAVSLQEETSNEQSVEESKPVESTGESVEVVGDSTSSQQNMEVDSGVTQPEVQNEEKLTSVPSANSELGSGDQPPSKAKKGSKKATGKSKKSAPQPSS